Sequence from the Cucumis sativus cultivar 9930 chromosome 1, Cucumber_9930_V3, whole genome shotgun sequence genome:
GGAAATCAAAACAATGGGTTGAATACAATTCTCCAAGTGTTTTTATACCAACCACTTCAATTATCTTGAATCTTCACCAAATAGTACTTCTCACTCTCACAGAAGTGATATTTGAGTGCATCTTAAACTGTACTCATATTTGATACTTTAATCACAcaaccaaaaaatattaaaggaaGAGAAGTTTGACACATATCTAGTcgatttttttcctttcttaagTGGGTTAATTTTGGGTAAAGAGTACTACTACAAAAAGGCATATTTAGCCTAACTAAAAGTACTACTAAATACATCCTCTAAACTTACAAAAATGATCATAATTCAATTAACCACTTGTACAACCGACTTCAAGGCTCGAGGTTTGATTCTTTCATCCTACGTTGCTACATTACATCCGTATAGCTTAAAGTTAACCCGACACATAATTGAACTGGGATCGGAGAGATCCAAAAGTCACACAAACTTCAAGTTCAAAAGATTGAAAAAGGATGGGATGTAATTTTGTGGTGTAGAGAAGTGGTGAGAGACATGGCATGGCATGAGGCGCAGCAGCAAATAGGtgatttgaactttgaagtGATGAATGGAAAGATGGAGACAAGCTTTCCCACACTTCACATGccttaattactattttatctttttatcaaacaCCTCAAGTGCACGTCCCACTATCATCATCAAATTCCCTCTGTCTCTatctcattctctctctctccctaaACTAACTTCTATAAATTAACACCCCAACCGAACTCAGAGATCACAACCACAAGCAGATAAAAACAGATCACAGAGAAATATAGATATGGAGAATCGTTCTTACGAACCTGAAAAAACCGCCAAAGACGTCTCACTGCAAGAACTCAGAGACAGACTCGCAGAGTTCGCTCGAGTTCGAGGATGGGAGCAGTACCACAGCCCTAGAAACCTGCTTCTAGCACTTGTAATCAATCAAAACCAGAAAAAACACATTTATATTAACTACTCAATCACCAATTTTCTTCCTAACAACAAACAAGAATCAGTAAACGATCATAAGAACAATATAATCCATCTTACATGTTGTTGTTGATGATGGAATTTCAATTAATGCTTTCAGGTTGGTGAAGTCGGAGAGCTATCGGAGATATTCCAGTGGAAAGGAGAAGTGGAGAGAGGGCTACCGAACTGGAGCGCGGCGGAGAGAGAgcatttggaagaagaagtaTCGGATGTGTTGCTCTATCTAGTGCGTCTCGCCGATGTGTGTGGCCTTGATCTCGGCCATGCCGCTCTCTCCAAGCTCGTCAAAAATGCCAACAAGTATCCTGTCGCCGCTTTCACTCGCGCTCTCCCATGAACTTTGCGCCCTTCTCTTCTCGTTTTGTTAGAACAATGATTGAGTGCACCCAATCCACCGCCCAAGTTTTTTCcacttttagaatttttttctccCTATAGTAATACTCATAAGGACTTTGTAATATTCTCGTTTTTacatttctatttataaacaattCTCCTTAATACTTATTTGATCTCAACTTTGTTTAACCCTAAACTCATCATATTTCcgaaatcttaaatttaatctctatcGTTTGTTTCGGGtgaacatttttcaaaagcttttcGTTATTTAATTGCATATTTAATCTGagtttttctaaagaaaattgtatgatatattttaagaaaattatataaaatatttataaaattttc
This genomic interval carries:
- the LOC101204836 gene encoding dCTP pyrophosphatase 1 yields the protein MENRSYEPEKTAKDVSLQELRDRLAEFARVRGWEQYHSPRNLLLALVGEVGELSEIFQWKGEVERGLPNWSAAEREHLEEEVSDVLLYLVRLADVCGLDLGHAALSKLVKNANKYPVAAFTRALP